GGCACGTTCGCGGGTGACTTCGTTCACTGCGTTGATGAAGAGAATCTTTCCGCGCCGGGCTTTGGGCTTCTGTGTGCGGGAGACGACGACACAGGCTTCCATGGGCGAGTTGTAGAAGAGGTTCGGCCCCAGGCCGAGCACGCACTCCACCACGTCGTGGGCGATGAGTTTTTCCCGCATGGCCGACTCTTCATTGCGAAAGAGCACGCCATGTGGAAACAGGATGGCGCAGCGGCCCGATTTGGGTTTCATGCTCTGGATGATGTGCTGCCAGAAGGCATAGTCGGCACGGCCCTGCGGCGGGGTGCCGTAGATATTGCGCCCCCAGGGATCCGCGGCCCAGGCATCACGATCCCACTGCTTGATGGAGTAAGGCGGATTGGCCAATACAAGGTCGAACTGCATAAGCCGGTCGCCTTCCACAAAGACGGGATGGGCCAGCGTATCACCCCGGACGATTTTAAAATCCTCGATGCCGTGCAGAAACAGGTTCATCCGCCCGATGGCCGAGGTCAGCAGGTTGCGTTCCTGGCCGAACAGGCGGAGGTTTCGCCACTCTTTGCTTTGCCCTTTCAGGCGCGAGACGGCGGAAAGCAGCATGCCCGCAGACCCGCAGGTAGGGTCGTAGATAGACTCGCCCGGCTGCGGTTCGAGCATCTCCGTCATCAGATGCACGATGGTGCGGTTGGTATAGAACTCAGCCGCCGTGTGGCCAGAATCGTCGGCGAATTTCTTGATCAGGAACTCGTATCCGACCCCCAGCTCATCTTCCGGGCAGTTGGCCAGTGAAAGTGTCTGCGAGCTGAAATGCTCGAGCAATTCCCGGAGCATGTGATCCGGCAAGCGGTCTTTGTTGGTCCACTGGGCATCACCGAACACGCCGTAGAGGGTATCCGGGTTAGCCTTTTCGATATCCCGCAGAGCATCCTGAATGGCCTTACCGACGTTTTTAACCTTGGTGCGGATAACCTTCCAGTGCGCCTCATGCGGGATCTGAAAGCGGTGCTGCTCCGGCAATTTTGCATATTCCTGATCTCCGCCGGATTCCTCCAGCGCCTCGGTAAGTTCCTCGTCATACACATCACAGAGACGTTTATAGAAAAGCAGCGGAAAGATAAACTGCTTGTAGTCACCGGCGTCAATATGCCCGCGCAGCAGGGTCGCAACGCCCCAGAGATAGGATTCAAGTTCAGATTGGGTGATCAATAACCTGTCTCCCTTTTCATCGCTTCTGCTTCAGCGCGAAGGCCTAACTCATTACGCAGAAAATCCACTATATTATCACGCATCTCTTCTGACTCGGGAACTCCGAGTTTGTCCAATTGATCCGAAGAATGCTTCTGCGCCCACTCCACCTCAAATTCCATATTTTTCCCAGGCGTTGTCTCCCACCAAAGTCCCTCTTGCTCCTCTATCGTTAACGCTTCTATTTGGTTATAGATACATGAATCGACAAAGCTGAAGAGCATGCTTTCAACAAAGGAAGACCCCTTAATTATATGATCAATAACATCATCCCATAAAGATATATGATCATCTGTCATTATGGACTTCTTTGCAGCAATCTCCTGAATAACATCATCAAGAACAGTCTGGATCATGGGATTATTTTTCATTCACAAATCCCATACTGTTTTAAGAGTCTATTGAGACGATCTTCGGCGGCATATGCTACGGACAGGGATTCCCTGAGATTGGAAATGGCCTGATCAACAGTGATGGACTCCTCTTCGATCACGGGCTCCACATAGCGGGGAATATTCAGGTTGAAATCATTCTCCCGGATCTCGTCCAGCGTAACAACGCGGCAGACGCCTTCAACATCCTGATAGTCCTGATACCAGCGACGGATGTTCTCCACATGCTCCGGCAGGAGTTCATTCTGTGCCCGGCCGGTCTTAAATGCCTTGGAGGCATCGATAAAGAGCACCTTCTGGCGATGCTCCCGGGGCTTGGTTTCACGGAATACAAGAATGCAGGCGGCCAGCCCGGTGCCGTAAAAAAGATTTGGTCCGAGACCGATCACGGCTTCGAGGATGTCCATCTCCAGCAGCTTGCGCCTAATTTCCCCTTCTCTGGACATCCGAAACAGCACGCCATGAGGGAGCACCACAGCCATTCGTCCCGTCTTGCGGGCCATGGATTTGATCATATGCTGGACCCAGGCAAAATCACCGTATTTGGCCGGTGGTAGCCCGGCGAAGTTTCGGCCGTATGGCTCATTGACCCAGACGGCGTCCCCCCAGTTCTTCAGGGAGAATGGCGGATTGGCGATGACACAATCGAATACGGCAAGGCTGTCGCCGGAGTAGAATGCGGGCTGGCGGAGGGTATCGCCACGTTCGATATGGAAATCTTCCGCGCCGTGGAGGAACAGGTTCATCCGGGCGATGGAGGAGGTGGTCAGATTCTTTTCCTGGCCATAGAGCTTGCCGAGCATCAGGTTCTCGTCGCCGCCGTGCTCCTTCACATGGTGAAGGGCTTCGAGAAGCATGCCACCGGTACCGCAGGCCGGGTCATAGATGGTGTCGCCGGCCTGCGGGTCGAGGATATTTACCATGAGGGCAACGACCGAGCGCGGAGTATAAAATTCTCCGGCCTTTTTATTGGTCAGATCGGCGAACTTCTTGATCAGGTACTCATAAGCCTGACCGAGAATATCCGCCATGCAATTGTCATTGCTGAGTCGCAAGGCCGAAAAATGTTCGATCAAATCCTTGAGGAGGGCATCGGAGAGACGATCCTTGTTGGTCCACTGGGCATCCCCGAAGATCCCGTGCAGCGTGTCCGGGTTAGTCTGTTCGATACAGCGCATGGCCTTCTGAAGCGCATGGCCGATATTGTCGCTCTTGGCTCGGACGTCTTTCCAGTGCCAACCCTCAGGAATTTGAAAGCGATGGTTCTCCGGGAATTGGGCAAATTCTACGTCACCATCGGATTCTTCCAGTGCAACGGCAAACTCTTCGTCGTAGACATCGGAGATGCGCTTGAAGAAGAGCAGCGGGAAAATGTAGGTCTTGAAGTCAGCCGCATCAACAGGTCCGCGCAGAATATTTGCCGCCTCCCAGAGATGACTGGAGAGCGTTCCGATATCCAGATCGACCGACTTGTTATTTCCATTCTTTTTGCTCATTCAGACTGATCCTGTCTTGCTTTGTTCGTAGCACCGCCAGCCTTTACCAAAAGCGAAACGAGAAAATGATGGCCCACTCCCGAATTAAAACATTTTGAGTACTATACAATGTTACAAAACGATGTCAAACGATCTTTACTGCTTTGAATTTACTGTCTCGAATAATATTACGAAACAATACAAATCTTGAATATCCATCAGCTTTTTTCAGCAATCATGAAAGCCATAGATCTGGTGGACCGGCCAGGTACTTCTGCAGACGGCTGTTGGATTTTTCAGAGGTG
This DNA window, taken from Desulfobacterales bacterium, encodes the following:
- a CDS encoding class I SAM-dependent DNA methyltransferase is translated as MSKKNGNNKSVDLDIGTLSSHLWEAANILRGPVDAADFKTYIFPLLFFKRISDVYDEEFAVALEESDGDVEFAQFPENHRFQIPEGWHWKDVRAKSDNIGHALQKAMRCIEQTNPDTLHGIFGDAQWTNKDRLSDALLKDLIEHFSALRLSNDNCMADILGQAYEYLIKKFADLTNKKAGEFYTPRSVVALMVNILDPQAGDTIYDPACGTGGMLLEALHHVKEHGGDENLMLGKLYGQEKNLTTSSIARMNLFLHGAEDFHIERGDTLRQPAFYSGDSLAVFDCVIANPPFSLKNWGDAVWVNEPYGRNFAGLPPAKYGDFAWVQHMIKSMARKTGRMAVVLPHGVLFRMSREGEIRRKLLEMDILEAVIGLGPNLFYGTGLAACILVFRETKPREHRQKVLFIDASKAFKTGRAQNELLPEHVENIRRWYQDYQDVEGVCRVVTLDEIRENDFNLNIPRYVEPVIEEESITVDQAISNLRESLSVAYAAEDRLNRLLKQYGICE
- a CDS encoding class I SAM-dependent DNA methyltransferase, translated to MITQSELESYLWGVATLLRGHIDAGDYKQFIFPLLFYKRLCDVYDEELTEALEESGGDQEYAKLPEQHRFQIPHEAHWKVIRTKVKNVGKAIQDALRDIEKANPDTLYGVFGDAQWTNKDRLPDHMLRELLEHFSSQTLSLANCPEDELGVGYEFLIKKFADDSGHTAAEFYTNRTIVHLMTEMLEPQPGESIYDPTCGSAGMLLSAVSRLKGQSKEWRNLRLFGQERNLLTSAIGRMNLFLHGIEDFKIVRGDTLAHPVFVEGDRLMQFDLVLANPPYSIKQWDRDAWAADPWGRNIYGTPPQGRADYAFWQHIIQSMKPKSGRCAILFPHGVLFRNEESAMREKLIAHDVVECVLGLGPNLFYNSPMEACVVVSRTQKPKARRGKILFINAVNEVTRERA